The Treponema vincentii F0403 genome includes the window AACGGCGATATAACGGTATCCGCTATTCCAACCCGCTCCACCGGTTAAGGTGTATCCCATTATGTACGGCCCCAGCGAAGCGCCGACTCCCCACATACAATGCAGCCAGCTCATGTGTCTGCTTGCATAGTGAATTGCTACGTAGTTATTCAAAGCGGCATCCACGCTTCCGGCGCCGAGTCCGTACGGAATTGCCCAGAGGCACAGTGCAATGTACGAATGGCTTATGGAAAAGCCGAATAACGCAAGCGCCGTTGTCAGAACACTGATAGCGGTAACGGCTCCGGCACCTAATTTTTTGGTCAGCCGGTCGCTTTGCAAACTGGAGACAATCGTTCCACCGGCAATAATCATAAAAATAATACCGGAATAAGAAACTGGAACGGAAAAGTCACGGTACATCGACGGCCATGCAGCGCCTAAAAGCGCATCCGGCAGACCTAAACTGATAAATGCCACATAAATAATCGCTAACAACACATGCGTCATAGTTTAATTTCTTTTTTCCAAATACAACGGCTCTTCACCCGTTGGCATAATACGACTTCCTTTCGGGAACCTCTAAAAACTTCCGTTTTTAGAGGTTTTCCTTAGATTTAATTTGCGTCAGAAAGCGAAACCTTGTTACTTGCTTGACCGCAGCGCTTCCGCAGGAATCATGTTGGCTGCACGGATTGCGGGACCGAGCGCTGCAAGAATTGCCAAGAAAGCCGTTAGCAGGAATTTTAAGCAGATAACGGTCGGCGACAGTATCCACAAGAAATGCCCGTTTGTGGTGAGCATACTGAGTACCGAGTCAATCGATATGGGGATAAGGCTGATAATCAGCATAACGAGCAGTGCAAGCACAAAGCCCGCTACGGCGCCGATGACCGAAAGAAAGCCTGCTTCCGCAAGAAATAAAAGACTCACCTTCCCCCTGCTGACACCGCAGGAACGCATGGTGCCGATTTCCCCCTTCCGCTCATGTACCACCATCCTGAACGTATTGGAAATACCGATCATCGTAACGAGCAGCAATACCAACAGCACACCGAGACTGACCCACTGTATCGTCTGCGAGAGCGTTACCATCTGCGGCGCAAAATCGTAGAAGGTCATAACGGCGTATTTTGTTCCGTCCCACTTACCGTCATTCAACTGCCGCAGCAGTTCCTGCCCGGGAGAGGTTGGGTTAAACTGCGCCGCCAGTTCACGGCTGGTAACGGGACCGTATTCGGCAAGGCGCTTTTCAAAAATGGACGCAACAGCATCTTGCTGGTTTTCATCTCTCAAGAAAATACCGAACTGAGCAACACACCCTTCGGGAATTTCGGCAATTTTATTGAGATAATCGAAGTTCGCATAAAACTGTATTTGATCAAACTGGCTTTGATCCTGATAGATACCAGCTATTTGAAATTCCGCAACCGTTGCCTGCCCGCTTAACGTAGTCATTTCATAAAGGATAACATCATTCAAAGCGACATTCAGCGCTTCGGCAGTTTTTTGAGGGATAAAAAGAGCGTTTTCTATGGTTACATTCTCCCATCCGCCTTCTTTAAACGCGAAACTGTTGCGCAAGGCTTCTTCCTCATCGAATTTGCAGCCTGCAATTTGAGCAGTCAACTGATTCCCTGCAAAAATCAGCGTGCCGTAACGCTGTGCACGTACAGTTGTATACAATGCATCAATTTTTTCTTCTTTGATGATTCTATGCACAAGCTCAACACTTTCGGGGGGAAGGTATTCATTCGCCTTATCATCTTCTGTCTTGTCCGCTGCCTTTTCTGCCCCGGTTACATAGACATGCCCGCCGATAATCTTTGCAATCTGATATTCCAGGCTCTTACGCGCACCTGCCGATAATCCGTCGATCAATGTTACAATAAGAAACGCAAATACAATCGCAATAACCAACAACATACTACGCCGTTTTTGCCTATTTAAATTCCGAAATGCAATCTTTAATATATTCATAATCTTTCCTTACAATACCTTCATTAACAATGCCTTATTTGTTGATGGCTTCCAATGGGCTGATCTTTAATGCAAGTCCGACCGGATACCAATTTGCAATTACTCCGGCGGCAAGCATAGCGGCAAGTGTACTCAATACTGCAACCGGCGAGATAGCTGTCTGGATTTTATAACCGCCGAACATAACAGCCATCGTTTCATTCGGAAGTCTGATTCCCAACGCATTAAAGATAAGCCCTGCGATAATCGCAAGAGTAATCCCGCACAGAGCCCCAACGCACGAAAGTAAAAACGACTCCGTATAAAAGAGCCGCCTGACAAAGGAACGCTTTGCTCCGATGGCACGCATCGTACCGATTTCTGCCGTTCGCTCCATCACA containing:
- a CDS encoding ABC transporter permease — encoded protein: MNILKIAFRNLNRQKRRSMLLVIAIVFAFLIVTLIDGLSAGARKSLEYQIAKIIGGHVYVTGAEKAADKTEDDKANEYLPPESVELVHRIIKEEKIDALYTTVRAQRYGTLIFAGNQLTAQIAGCKFDEEEALRNSFAFKEGGWENVTIENALFIPQKTAEALNVALNDVILYEMTTLSGQATVAEFQIAGIYQDQSQFDQIQFYANFDYLNKIAEIPEGCVAQFGIFLRDENQQDAVASIFEKRLAEYGPVTSRELAAQFNPTSPGQELLRQLNDGKWDGTKYAVMTFYDFAPQMVTLSQTIQWVSLGVLLVLLLVTMIGISNTFRMVVHERKGEIGTMRSCGVSRGKVSLLFLAEAGFLSVIGAVAGFVLALLVMLIISLIPISIDSVLSMLTTNGHFLWILSPTVICLKFLLTAFLAILAALGPAIRAANMIPAEALRSSK